From Dreissena polymorpha isolate Duluth1 chromosome 15, UMN_Dpol_1.0, whole genome shotgun sequence, a single genomic window includes:
- the LOC127859877 gene encoding thrombospondin-2-like isoform X2, giving the protein MDYTLSFFVIVLISFQRTCLTSAYTWNSWGEWSTCSVSCGNGIRSRVRTCSNITCEGPPVMIVACMEVNCSTVSPSSAIWSEWSAWSDCTRTCGGGNRTRTRTCSTGNASECCENMAIDSCNRESLQSRECINNDCYGNWEEWRPWSACSVSCGEGQQSRDRMCGPEGAVCPGLGKQSRVCYIQCPASENLLGNATVDAKPSCESGPCQNGAICDDHGDNVTCLCQGDWRGPKCESQTLAIDTLLMWVVLPTVFYVY; this is encoded by the exons ATGGATTACACACTCAGCTTTTTTGTTATTGTGCTGATTTCGTTCCAGAGGACATGTCTAACATCGG CATACACGTGGAACAGCTGGGGGGAATGGTCCACGTGCTCAGTGTCATGTGGTAATGGGATCAGGTCACGTGTCCGCACGTGCAGCAATATCACGTGTGAAGGGCCGCCGGTCATGATTGTCGCTTGCATGGAGGTGAACTGCTCTACAG TATCCCCTAGTTCGGCCATATGGTCCGAGTGGAGTGCTTGGTCCGACTGTACGCGTACATGCGGGGGAGGTAATCGCACACGAACTCGCACGTGCTCGACCGGAAACGCGTCAGAATGCTGCGAGAACATGGCCATAGACTCGTGCAATCGAGAGAGTCTACAGAGCAGAGAATGCATCAACAATGACTGCTATG GCAACTGGGAGGAGTGGCGGCCCTGGAGCGCGTGCAGCGTCTCGTGTGGGGAAGGTCAGCAGTCACGTGACCGGATGTGTGGACCAGAAGGCGCTGTTTGCCCGGGGCTGGGCAAGCAGTCACGGGTGTGCTACATACAGTGCCCGGCATCGGAGAACT TGCTCGGGAACGCAACAGTTGATGCCAAGCCCTCTTGCGAGAGCGGTCCTTGTCAGAACGGTGCGATATGTGACGACCACGGCGACAACGTGACCTGCCTCTGCCAGGGGGACTGGCGGGGACCCAAGTGTGAGAGCC AAACCCTGGCGATCGACACTTTGTTGATGTGGGTCGTCTTGCCAACCGTGTTCTATGTGTACTGA
- the LOC127859877 gene encoding thrombospondin-2-like isoform X1 gives MDYTLSFFVIVLISFQRTCLTSAYTWNSWGEWSTCSVSCGNGIRSRVRTCSNITCEGPPVMIVACMEVNCSTVSPSSAIWSEWSAWSDCTRTCGGGNRTRTRTCSTGNASECCENMAIDSCNRESLQSRECINNDCYGNWEEWRPWSACSVSCGEGQQSRDRMCGPEGAVCPGLGKQSRVCYIQCPASENLLGNATVDAKPSCESGPCQNGAICDDHGDNVTCLCQGDWRGPKCESLCLNILDSSVCLNKEGLFHNCLDCTKFVICNRGRALSMTCADGLIWTGNRCMRPRDTRALCIN, from the exons ATGGATTACACACTCAGCTTTTTTGTTATTGTGCTGATTTCGTTCCAGAGGACATGTCTAACATCGG CATACACGTGGAACAGCTGGGGGGAATGGTCCACGTGCTCAGTGTCATGTGGTAATGGGATCAGGTCACGTGTCCGCACGTGCAGCAATATCACGTGTGAAGGGCCGCCGGTCATGATTGTCGCTTGCATGGAGGTGAACTGCTCTACAG TATCCCCTAGTTCGGCCATATGGTCCGAGTGGAGTGCTTGGTCCGACTGTACGCGTACATGCGGGGGAGGTAATCGCACACGAACTCGCACGTGCTCGACCGGAAACGCGTCAGAATGCTGCGAGAACATGGCCATAGACTCGTGCAATCGAGAGAGTCTACAGAGCAGAGAATGCATCAACAATGACTGCTATG GCAACTGGGAGGAGTGGCGGCCCTGGAGCGCGTGCAGCGTCTCGTGTGGGGAAGGTCAGCAGTCACGTGACCGGATGTGTGGACCAGAAGGCGCTGTTTGCCCGGGGCTGGGCAAGCAGTCACGGGTGTGCTACATACAGTGCCCGGCATCGGAGAACT TGCTCGGGAACGCAACAGTTGATGCCAAGCCCTCTTGCGAGAGCGGTCCTTGTCAGAACGGTGCGATATGTGACGACCACGGCGACAACGTGACCTGCCTCTGCCAGGGGGACTGGCGGGGACCCAAGTGTGAGAGCC TCTGCTTGAACATCCTGGACTCGAGCGTATGTCTCAACAAAGAGGGTTTGTTCCACAACTGTCTCGACTGTACCAAGTTTGTGATCTGCAACCGAGGACGCGCGCTCTCAATGACATGCGCAGACGGCCTGATCTGGACCGGAAACAGATGCATGAGACCACGTGACACACGCGCGCTCTGCATAAACTAG